One region of Campylobacter concisus genomic DNA includes:
- a CDS encoding sugar 3,4-ketoisomerase yields the protein MAYIIDLPTFKDERGGLTVMEKLLPFEIKRFYCIYGVTQKRGGHRHKKTIQALICLDGSCEVYVNDGQKKGIFLLDSPSKCLLLKPEDWHTMDKFTKGSTLLVFASEFYNKDDYISEEY from the coding sequence ATGGCTTATATTATCGATTTGCCGACATTTAAAGATGAAAGAGGTGGGCTTACAGTCATGGAAAAGCTGCTTCCATTTGAGATAAAGAGATTTTATTGCATATATGGCGTGACTCAAAAAAGGGGTGGCCATAGGCATAAAAAGACTATTCAAGCTTTAATATGTCTTGATGGAAGTTGTGAAGTATATGTCAATGACGGGCAAAAAAAAGGAATATTTTTACTAGATAGCCCTTCAAAGTGCTTGTTGCTCAAGCCAGAAGATTGGCATACTATGGATAAATTTACGAAAGGCTCTACTCTATTAGTTTTTGCCTCAGAGTTTTATAATAAAGATGATTATATTAGTGAGGAGTATTGA
- a CDS encoding glycosyltransferase: MQEIYYKNYEERPTRLSVITATYNAKKFLPRLIKSLQEQVDKDFEWIISDGVSSDNTLEILKNTNGINIKVISSDDFGIYDALNRGIKACNGEFYLVIGADDELYPNAIQDYKKAIGDDVDIITACIDTNNGKIEPNGGPRWLKAQAHYISGHAVGSIYRTSLHQKLGYYSRKFPIVADQLFVLTAANYGAKIKVIKSIVGKFSNDGVSSIDMLGTLCEFYRVQIAMGENKFVQTTLFILRLIKNFRKL, from the coding sequence TTGCAAGAAATTTATTATAAAAATTATGAAGAAAGACCCACAAGACTTAGCGTAATTACAGCAACTTATAATGCAAAAAAATTCTTACCTAGATTAATAAAAAGTCTACAAGAGCAAGTCGATAAAGATTTTGAGTGGATCATTTCTGATGGAGTGTCTAGCGATAATACTTTAGAAATTTTAAAAAATACGAATGGGATAAACATAAAAGTGATTTCTAGCGATGACTTTGGGATTTATGATGCTTTAAATAGAGGTATAAAAGCTTGTAATGGAGAATTCTATCTTGTTATCGGTGCTGATGATGAGCTTTATCCAAATGCCATTCAAGATTATAAGAAAGCCATAGGAGATGATGTGGACATAATAACAGCTTGTATTGATACTAATAATGGCAAAATTGAGCCAAATGGTGGACCAAGATGGCTAAAGGCACAAGCTCACTACATCTCTGGACATGCTGTAGGCTCAATATATCGCACAAGTCTTCATCAAAAACTTGGTTACTATTCAAGAAAATTTCCAATAGTAGCAGATCAGCTATTTGTACTAACTGCTGCAAATTATGGAGCAAAGATAAAAGTTATAAAAAGTATTGTCGGTAAATTTTCAAATGATGGAGTTAGTAGCATTGATATGTTAGGAACTCTTTGTGAATTTTATAGAGTTCAAATAGCTATGGGTGAAAATAAATTTGTACAAACTACTCTATTTATTTTAAGACTTATTAAAAATTTTAGAAAATTATAA
- the rfbB gene encoding dTDP-glucose 4,6-dehydratase, translating into MNTILVTGGAGFIGSNFVPYFLEKHPYYRLVILDLLTYAGNLENLKECEKNQNYKFIKGDICNRGLVEFIFKEYDVKSVIHFAAESHVDNSIKSPDVFIQTNINGTFTLVDVAYKHWMKGPFSYKEEYKNSRFHHISTDEVYGTLGLDPDELFTERTPYAPNSPYSASKASSDMIVRSYHETYGLNTVITNCSNNYGPKQHDEKFIPTIIKNALVKKPIPVYGDGKNVRDWLYVLDHCKGIDAVFHGGKSGETYNIGGRNEKTNIEIVNAITTILDKEVPISNFSYKDLVTFVKDRAGHDRRYAIDASKIENDLRWRADENFDSGIVKTIKWYLRKYQCVY; encoded by the coding sequence ATGAACACCATTTTAGTAACTGGCGGTGCCGGCTTCATAGGGTCAAACTTCGTGCCGTATTTTTTAGAGAAGCATCCATACTATCGATTGGTAATTTTGGATCTTCTGACATATGCGGGGAATTTAGAAAATTTAAAAGAGTGCGAAAAAAATCAAAATTATAAATTTATCAAAGGAGATATTTGTAATAGAGGATTGGTAGAATTTATATTTAAAGAATATGATGTGAAGAGTGTTATTCATTTTGCTGCTGAATCTCATGTGGACAACTCAATAAAAAGTCCAGACGTATTTATACAGACAAATATAAATGGAACTTTTACCTTGGTAGATGTGGCTTATAAACATTGGATGAAAGGCCCGTTTAGCTATAAGGAGGAGTATAAAAACTCGAGATTTCATCATATTAGCACAGATGAGGTTTATGGAACCCTTGGCCTTGATCCAGATGAACTATTTACCGAAAGAACACCGTATGCACCGAATTCTCCGTATTCAGCATCTAAGGCCTCATCTGATATGATAGTTAGATCATATCATGAGACATATGGACTAAATACGGTAATTACAAATTGTTCAAATAACTATGGTCCAAAGCAACACGACGAGAAATTTATACCGACAATTATAAAAAATGCCCTTGTAAAAAAACCAATACCGGTCTATGGCGATGGTAAAAATGTAAGGGATTGGTTATATGTACTTGATCACTGCAAGGGAATAGACGCCGTATTTCATGGCGGGAAAAGTGGTGAAACATATAATATTGGAGGAAGAAACGAAAAGACTAATATAGAAATAGTTAATGCCATTACAACTATTTTGGACAAAGAGGTACCGATTTCAAATTTCTCATATAAGGATTTAGTCACATTTGTGAAAGATAGAGCCGGACATGATAGGAGATATGCTATTGATGCGAGCAAGATAGAAAATGATCTAAGATGGAGAGCGGATGAGAATTTTGATAGCGGAATAGTGAAAACTATCAAGTGGTATTTAAGAAAGTATCAATGTGTATATTAA
- a CDS encoding glycosyltransferase family 2 protein, translating into MKDYDISIIVPIYNVEKYIKKCVTTLLEQDYNNIEYIFVNDCTPDSSMKILKDIIERYPNRKDDIKIINNIKNSGSSLTRKYGLDASSGKYILFVDSDDWVDKDMVSSLMSEARKSYADMVCFDYIKEFNKKSIVKSFFYTKNHPKSNLNFVKAILSHEISVSMCDKLVKRELYENVEFPHFSHCEDSFVNLQLFYEAKKITYIAKPFYHYRTNPNSLSSSFSNNKKALDDFADFSRAVKNFLIQKDLFDEYFKFHIPTILKFTLDYSESDFNKQINAICPEANNIKYVFQINRNIIYKILYSTVFMGFPQIFVFAKKVFIRLRNF; encoded by the coding sequence ATGAAAGACTATGATATATCCATAATAGTGCCTATTTATAATGTGGAGAAATATATAAAAAAGTGTGTAACTACGCTTTTAGAGCAAGACTATAACAATATAGAGTATATTTTTGTAAATGATTGTACTCCAGATAGTTCTATGAAAATTTTGAAGGATATTATTGAAAGATACCCAAATAGAAAAGATGATATAAAAATTATCAACAATATAAAAAATAGTGGATCAAGTCTTACTAGAAAATACGGTTTGGATGCTTCAAGTGGTAAATATATTTTGTTTGTAGATAGTGACGACTGGGTCGATAAAGATATGGTAAGTTCTTTGATGAGTGAAGCTAGAAAAAGTTATGCAGACATGGTTTGTTTTGACTATATTAAAGAATTTAATAAAAAAAGCATTGTAAAAAGTTTTTTTTATACAAAAAATCATCCAAAGTCTAATTTGAACTTCGTAAAAGCTATTTTATCTCATGAAATTTCTGTTTCCATGTGTGATAAATTGGTTAAAAGAGAGCTTTATGAAAATGTTGAATTTCCACATTTTTCGCACTGTGAAGATAGTTTTGTAAATTTACAACTTTTTTATGAAGCAAAAAAAATTACTTACATTGCAAAACCATTTTATCACTATAGAACAAATCCTAATTCACTTTCTAGTAGTTTTTCAAATAATAAAAAAGCTCTTGATGATTTTGCTGATTTTAGCAGAGCTGTAAAGAATTTTTTGATACAAAAAGATCTTTTTGATGAATATTTTAAATTTCATATTCCTACTATTTTAAAATTTACTTTGGATTATTCTGAAAGTGACTTCAATAAACAAATAAATGCCATATGCCCAGAAGCAAATAATATAAAATATGTTTTTCAAATCAATAGAAATATAATCTATAAAATTTTATATAGCACTGTTTTTATGGGGTTTCCGCAAATTTTTGTTTTTGCAAAAAAAGTATTTATTAGGCTTAGAAATTTTTAG
- the rfbA gene encoding glucose-1-phosphate thymidylyltransferase RfbA, with translation MKGIILAGGSGTRLYPITKGIVKQLLPIYNKPMIYYPLSVLMLANIKEILIISTPKDIDRFKDIFGDGSGLGLDIQYAIQNHPNGLAEAFIIGEKFIGNDDVCLVLGDNLIYGEGLIKLLENSKQKVENDKKGVVFGYYVDDASAYGVVEFDKNKKAISIEEKPKSPKSNYAVIGLYFYPNDVVQIAKNVKPSDRGELEITTINQEYLRQEKLYVEVLGRGYAWLDTGTHESLLEASNFIEVIEKRQGLKIACIEEIAYKKGYISKEQLIALGNELSKNSYGKYLLKVANT, from the coding sequence ATGAAAGGAATAATTTTAGCCGGCGGAAGCGGGACCAGGCTTTATCCAATTACAAAGGGTATAGTTAAGCAGTTGTTGCCAATTTACAATAAGCCAATGATCTATTATCCATTGTCAGTACTTATGCTTGCTAATATCAAAGAAATTTTGATCATTTCTACTCCAAAAGATATAGATAGATTTAAGGATATATTCGGAGATGGAAGCGGTTTAGGATTAGATATCCAGTATGCCATACAAAATCATCCAAATGGACTTGCAGAAGCTTTTATAATAGGTGAAAAATTTATAGGAAATGATGACGTTTGTTTGGTACTTGGTGATAATCTCATATATGGCGAAGGTCTAATAAAACTACTTGAAAATAGCAAACAAAAAGTAGAAAATGATAAAAAGGGAGTTGTGTTTGGTTATTACGTCGATGATGCATCGGCTTATGGCGTTGTTGAATTTGATAAAAATAAAAAGGCTATAAGCATTGAGGAAAAACCAAAGAGCCCAAAGAGTAACTATGCTGTAATAGGTTTGTATTTTTATCCAAATGACGTCGTGCAAATAGCTAAAAATGTTAAGCCGTCAGATAGAGGTGAGTTGGAAATAACTACTATAAATCAAGAGTATTTAAGGCAAGAAAAGCTATATGTAGAGGTTTTAGGTAGGGGGTATGCATGGCTTGATACCGGAACGCATGAAAGTTTGCTGGAAGCTAGTAATTTTATAGAGGTAATAGAAAAAAGGCAAGGGCTGAAAATAGCTTGTATAGAAGAGATAGCTTATAAAAAGGGGTATATTTCAAAAGAACAGCTAATAGCGTTAGGAAACGAGTTATCTAAAAATAGCTATGGGAAATATCTTCTAAAGGTAGCTAATACATGA
- a CDS encoding DegT/DnrJ/EryC1/StrS family aminotransferase, with protein sequence MIEYENLKLANEKLFNKYKESFNDFLNSGWFILGDQVKKFEENFASFCNVKHCIGVASGLDALILAIDACNFPKNSEIIVPSNTYIATILAIVRNGFKPILVEPDINTYNIDPNRIEEKITKNTRAIIVVHLYGKACDMDKICSIANQYDLKIIEDVAQAHGAKFKDKMVGGFGIGCFSFYPTKNLGALGDAGAITTNDENLAKIFRSLRNYGSAIKYYNDELGYNSRLDEIQAGFLSAKLEILDDITNHKRELAKIYLENLDDRFVKPVVDRDYFDVYHIFNVRHKNRDELKNYLFENEIKTEIHYPLPPHRQKSMQGIIEGRYPISEEIHNTTLSLPISYFHKKENILKICDIMNGWYK encoded by the coding sequence ATGATTGAGTATGAAAATTTAAAACTAGCGAATGAAAAGTTATTTAATAAGTATAAAGAGAGTTTTAACGATTTTCTGAATAGCGGTTGGTTTATTCTAGGAGATCAAGTAAAAAAATTTGAAGAAAATTTTGCCTCTTTTTGTAATGTAAAACACTGCATAGGGGTTGCAAGCGGCCTTGACGCTCTAATCTTGGCGATAGACGCATGTAATTTTCCTAAAAATAGTGAGATAATAGTACCGTCTAATACGTATATAGCAACTATTTTGGCAATTGTTAGAAATGGATTTAAACCTATTTTGGTTGAGCCTGATATAAATACATACAATATAGATCCAAATAGAATTGAAGAAAAAATAACTAAAAATACAAGAGCGATTATAGTTGTGCATTTATATGGCAAAGCTTGTGATATGGATAAAATTTGCTCTATTGCAAATCAATATGATTTAAAGATAATTGAAGATGTAGCGCAGGCACATGGAGCTAAATTCAAAGACAAAATGGTTGGTGGCTTTGGCATAGGATGTTTTAGTTTTTATCCAACAAAAAATTTAGGGGCATTGGGTGATGCCGGAGCTATTACTACAAATGATGAGAATTTAGCAAAGATATTTCGATCTCTTAGAAACTACGGCTCTGCTATAAAATACTATAATGATGAGCTAGGCTATAACTCAAGATTGGATGAAATTCAAGCTGGGTTTTTATCAGCCAAGCTTGAAATTTTAGATGACATTACAAATCATAAAAGAGAGTTGGCTAAGATCTATTTAGAAAATTTGGATGATAGGTTTGTAAAACCTGTTGTGGATAGGGATTATTTTGATGTTTATCATATATTCAATGTTAGACATAAAAATAGAGATGAACTGAAAAATTATCTTTTTGAAAATGAAATAAAAACCGAAATACATTATCCATTGCCTCCACATAGACAAAAATCTATGCAAGGCATAATAGAGGGACGGTATCCGATAAGCGAGGAGATACACAATACAACCCTAAGCTTGCCAATATCTTATTTTCACAAGAAAGAAAATATATTAAAAATTTGCGATATTATGAATGGGTGGTATAAATGA
- a CDS encoding TIGR04325 family methyltransferase, protein MKQIVKNLIPPVLMDIFRKIKPNKYGWKGSYNTWEEAQKVSIGYDSKEILQKVRASLLKVKNKEAVFERDSVIFDKIQYSWPLLAGLMYACVKSKGELRVLDFGGSLGSTYFQNKKFLDEIDEVSWGIVEQKHFVDVGKKDFQDSRLKFYYDIETCKKEQNPNILVLSSVLQYIEKPYELIKSILKNSFDFILIDRTPFAKKRQIRLQMVPPQIYDASYPCWFFEENELLHFLKDQGYVVIEEYDALDGKCEDCYFKGYILKGF, encoded by the coding sequence ATGAAGCAAATAGTTAAAAATTTAATACCTCCAGTTTTAATGGATATCTTTAGAAAAATAAAACCAAATAAATACGGTTGGAAGGGTAGTTATAATACTTGGGAAGAAGCCCAAAAGGTATCCATTGGCTATGATAGCAAAGAAATACTCCAAAAGGTCAGAGCCTCTCTTTTAAAGGTTAAAAACAAAGAAGCTGTTTTTGAGAGAGATAGTGTAATATTTGATAAGATCCAATATTCTTGGCCACTACTAGCTGGACTAATGTATGCTTGTGTAAAATCCAAAGGAGAGCTTAGGGTACTTGACTTTGGTGGAAGTTTAGGAAGCACTTATTTTCAAAATAAAAAATTCTTAGATGAAATTGATGAAGTTTCTTGGGGTATTGTTGAGCAAAAGCATTTTGTTGACGTTGGTAAAAAAGATTTTCAAGATAGTAGGCTAAAATTCTATTATGATATAGAAACTTGTAAGAAAGAACAGAATCCAAATATTTTAGTTTTATCAAGTGTTTTACAGTATATTGAAAAGCCTTATGAATTGATAAAGAGTATATTAAAAAATAGTTTTGATTTTATTTTGATAGACAGAACTCCTTTTGCAAAAAAGAGGCAAATCAGACTACAAATGGTTCCGCCTCAAATTTATGATGCTAGTTATCCATGTTGGTTCTTTGAAGAAAATGAGTTACTGCATTTCTTAAAAGACCAAGGATACGTTGTTATCGAAGAGTATGATGCCCTAGACGGAAAATGTGAAGATTGCTATTTCAAAGGATATATTTTAAAAGGATTCTAA
- a CDS encoding glycosyl transferase, with protein sequence MSYNYCTLFDSNYLTRGLAMYESLKKNSDKFHLYIFSFDDRSYKVLKELKLEAATIIQLEEFEDDELLNIKKSRTPGEYCWTCTPSIIKYCIEKYNLSSCTYLDADLYFFSNPTVLIEELGEKSVLITEHRYTKEYDQSKTSGIYCVQFMTFKNDKNGIEVLNWWRNACNEWCYARFEDGKFGDQKYLDDWLNRFNGVYSLKNLGGGVAPWNIQQYDLSKKEFELIFYHFHGFKFLENNKLEFGNYKLRKFDLKNLYKPYISHLEDIKIRLEELGYKYDFHGTTKLKKSWKTPLIKIKRWIRNTYNVYDKNYILGL encoded by the coding sequence ATGTCATATAATTACTGTACTCTTTTTGATAGCAATTATCTAACTCGTGGCTTAGCTATGTATGAGTCTCTTAAAAAAAATAGCGATAAATTTCATCTATATATTTTTTCTTTTGATGATAGAAGCTACAAAGTTCTAAAAGAGTTAAAATTAGAAGCAGCGACAATAATTCAGCTTGAAGAATTTGAAGATGATGAACTTTTAAATATAAAAAAAAGTAGAACACCAGGCGAATATTGCTGGACTTGTACACCTTCGATTATTAAGTACTGCATAGAAAAATATAATCTTAGTAGTTGTACGTATCTTGATGCAGATTTGTATTTTTTCTCAAATCCAACCGTTCTTATTGAGGAGCTGGGTGAAAAGTCCGTTTTAATAACAGAGCATAGATATACTAAAGAATATGATCAAAGTAAAACTAGCGGGATATATTGTGTACAGTTTATGACTTTTAAAAATGATAAAAATGGAATAGAAGTACTAAACTGGTGGAGAAATGCTTGTAATGAGTGGTGTTATGCTAGATTTGAAGATGGCAAATTCGGCGATCAAAAATATTTAGATGATTGGTTAAATAGATTTAATGGGGTCTACTCTTTAAAAAATTTAGGCGGCGGAGTTGCACCTTGGAATATTCAACAATATGATCTTTCTAAAAAAGAATTTGAGCTAATTTTTTATCATTTTCATGGTTTTAAATTTTTAGAAAATAACAAGTTAGAATTTGGAAATTATAAACTAAGAAAATTCGATTTAAAAAATTTATATAAGCCATATATATCTCACTTGGAAGATATAAAAATACGGTTAGAAGAGCTAGGGTATAAATATGATTTTCATGGAACGACAAAACTTAAAAAAAGTTGGAAGACGCCACTTATAAAAATTAAAAGATGGATAAGAAATACTTATAATGTTTACGATAAAAATTATATTTTAGGACTATGA